From one Brevibacterium sp. 'Marine' genomic stretch:
- a CDS encoding RNA-binding protein, protein MLPDSLEHLVRGIVDHPDDVSVRSRSSQRGTTLEVRVHPEDLGRVIGRAGRTAKALRTVMNSLAGRESVRVDLIEA, encoded by the coding sequence ATGTTGCCTGATTCGCTCGAGCATCTGGTCCGCGGAATCGTCGATCATCCCGACGACGTCTCCGTTCGTTCGCGTTCGTCGCAGCGCGGTACGACCCTCGAGGTCCGGGTTCACCCCGAAGACCTCGGCCGGGTCATCGGCCGTGCAGGCAGGACCGCCAAGGCCCTGCGCACCGTGATGAACTCGCTGGCCGGCCGTGAGTCGGTGCGAGTGGACCTCATCGAGGCGTAA
- the rpsP gene encoding 30S ribosomal protein S16 codes for MAVKIRLTRMGKIRAPFYRVVVADSKTRRDGKAIEQIGIYHPTREPSVIEIDSERAQYWLSVGAQPSDQVKALLKLTGDWQKFKGEGEAVNTVKPQPEKEAYVAPNAESVIKEAITQKGGKSADVAEAPAEETAEAAEESAEA; via the coding sequence GTGGCAGTCAAAATTCGTCTGACCCGCATGGGCAAGATCCGTGCACCCTTCTACCGCGTCGTCGTCGCTGATTCGAAGACTCGTCGTGACGGTAAGGCCATCGAGCAGATCGGCATCTACCACCCGACCCGTGAGCCTTCGGTCATCGAGATCGATTCCGAGCGCGCACAGTACTGGCTGTCGGTCGGCGCACAGCCGAGCGACCAGGTCAAGGCTCTGCTCAAGCTCACCGGTGACTGGCAGAAGTTCAAGGGCGAGGGTGAAGCGGTCAACACCGTCAAACCGCAGCCGGAGAAGGAAGCCTACGTGGCCCCCAACGCCGAATCGGTGATCAAGGAAGCCATCACGCAGAAGGGCGGCAAGTCCGCTGACGTTGCCGAGGCTCCGGCCGAGGAAACAGCTGAGGCCGCTGAAGAAAGCGCTGAAGCCTGA
- the ffh gene encoding signal recognition particle protein, with protein sequence MFNSLSDRLTATFKNLRGKGRLSEADVDATIREIRRALLDADVALPVVRAFTGRIRERALSEEVSAALNPGQQVVKIVNDELVGILGGQTRRLNFAKRPPTVIMLAGLQGAGKTTLAGKLAHWLKSEGHRPMLVAADLQRPNAVNQLQIVGERAGAVVYAPEPGNGVGDPIQVATDSIEVAKSKLHDVVIVDTAGRLGIDEELMAQAADIRSAVNPDEVLFVIDAMIGQDAVKTAEAFLDGVDFTGVVLSKLDGDSRGGAALSVAEVTGKPIMFASTGESMKDFEQFHPDRMADRILDMGDIMTLIEQAEKNFDEKETEKLKKKVESGEDFDLNDFLTQMAGLKKMGSMKKMLGMMPGMSQYKDQLANFDEREVDRVEAIVRSMTPQERSNPKILNGSRRARIAKGAGTTVTAVNQLMERFTQAQKMMRSMTRGGGGMPGMPGGGGMPQMPGMGGMPGAAGGKKKKPAGKKKGRKGGQSGNPAKRAQEAQALADKKAGKTQDPVGSAFGGVDLGADEEFDPANLPKGFGGIFPGGKK encoded by the coding sequence GTGTTTAACTCTCTGTCCGACAGGCTCACCGCGACTTTCAAGAATCTGCGCGGGAAGGGCCGGCTGTCCGAAGCCGACGTCGATGCCACCATCCGTGAGATCAGACGTGCCCTGCTCGACGCCGACGTCGCCCTGCCTGTCGTGCGTGCCTTCACCGGCCGGATCCGCGAACGCGCCCTGTCCGAGGAGGTCTCGGCCGCGCTCAACCCCGGCCAACAGGTCGTCAAGATCGTCAACGACGAACTCGTCGGCATCCTCGGCGGGCAGACCCGTCGCCTCAACTTCGCCAAGCGTCCGCCGACGGTCATCATGCTCGCCGGCCTCCAGGGTGCCGGTAAGACCACCCTGGCCGGAAAGCTCGCCCACTGGCTGAAGTCCGAGGGCCACCGTCCCATGCTCGTCGCCGCCGACCTGCAGCGGCCCAACGCCGTCAACCAGCTCCAGATCGTCGGCGAACGTGCCGGTGCCGTGGTCTATGCCCCGGAGCCGGGCAACGGCGTGGGCGATCCGATCCAGGTCGCCACCGACTCGATCGAGGTCGCGAAGTCCAAACTCCACGACGTCGTCATCGTCGATACGGCCGGCCGCCTCGGCATCGACGAGGAGCTCATGGCCCAGGCCGCGGACATCCGCAGCGCGGTCAACCCCGACGAGGTCCTCTTCGTCATCGACGCGATGATCGGTCAGGACGCGGTGAAGACCGCCGAGGCGTTCCTCGACGGCGTCGACTTCACCGGCGTCGTGCTCTCGAAGCTCGACGGTGACTCCCGCGGTGGTGCCGCGCTGTCCGTCGCCGAGGTGACCGGGAAGCCGATCATGTTCGCCTCGACCGGCGAATCGATGAAGGACTTCGAACAGTTCCATCCGGACCGGATGGCCGACCGGATCCTCGATATGGGCGACATCATGACGCTCATCGAGCAGGCCGAGAAGAACTTCGACGAAAAAGAGACCGAGAAGCTCAAGAAGAAGGTCGAATCCGGCGAGGACTTCGACCTCAACGACTTCCTCACGCAGATGGCGGGCCTGAAGAAGATGGGCTCGATGAAGAAGATGCTGGGCATGATGCCCGGCATGAGCCAGTACAAGGATCAGCTGGCGAACTTCGACGAGCGTGAGGTCGACCGGGTCGAAGCGATTGTGAGATCGATGACACCGCAGGAGCGCTCCAACCCGAAGATCCTCAACGGCTCCCGTCGTGCCCGCATCGCCAAGGGCGCCGGCACCACGGTCACCGCGGTCAACCAGCTCATGGAGCGCTTCACTCAGGCGCAGAAGATGATGCGGTCGATGACCCGTGGCGGCGGCGGAATGCCCGGAATGCCCGGTGGCGGCGGTATGCCGCAGATGCCCGGAATGGGCGGAATGCCTGGTGCCGCGGGTGGAAAGAAGAAGAAGCCCGCAGGGAAGAAGAAGGGCCGCAAGGGCGGTCAGTCGGGCAACCCGGCCAAGCGTGCGCAGGAGGCGCAGGCGCTGGCCGATAAGAAGGCGGGCAAGACCCAGGACCCGGTCGGTTCGGCCTTCGGCGGAGTCGACCTCGGCGCCGATGAGGAATTCGACCCGGCGAACCTGCCCAAGGGCTTCGGGGGAATCTTCCCAGGTGGCAAGAAGTAG
- a CDS encoding ammonium transporter yields the protein MELDAVNVWMMVAAGLVLLMTPGVAFFYGGMTRITSAINMMMMVFSAMAVGGLVWVLFGYGLSSGDSIAGIVGDPLSQLGLADAVANEPESLISIGYGSTFAMIAIALIAGAVADRAKFSTWLVFSAAWVTLVYCPLAFMVWGDGLLTESGAIGSLFGPAIDFAGGTVVHINAGISALVLVVVMGRRARFSTPHKPHNIPITVLGAALLWFGWFGFNGGAASTIEQGGLIWINTLAAPAAGMITWIMIERMRASRPSSIGSVSGAIAGLVAITPACANVDPYAAVLIGVAAGAGAIFAVEAKNRLRYDDALDVVAVHLVAGVIGTVMIGFFAFPHEDGPAGLFYGGGLELLIAQVLACLVAVVFAGVVTLAISLVLRSTMGLRIDPREELEGIDAFEHAEQAYSFR from the coding sequence ATGGAACTCGATGCAGTGAATGTATGGATGATGGTCGCCGCGGGTCTGGTTCTGCTCATGACCCCCGGTGTGGCCTTCTTCTACGGAGGAATGACGCGAATCACCTCCGCCATCAACATGATGATGATGGTCTTCTCCGCGATGGCCGTCGGCGGCCTCGTCTGGGTCCTCTTCGGATACGGGCTCAGCTCCGGGGACTCCATCGCCGGGATCGTCGGCGATCCGCTGTCCCAACTGGGTCTGGCCGATGCCGTGGCCAATGAGCCCGAATCGCTCATCTCGATCGGCTACGGTTCGACCTTCGCGATGATCGCCATCGCCCTCATCGCCGGAGCCGTCGCCGACCGCGCGAAATTCTCGACCTGGCTGGTCTTCTCCGCCGCGTGGGTGACCCTGGTGTACTGCCCGCTGGCCTTCATGGTCTGGGGCGACGGACTGCTCACCGAATCCGGTGCCATCGGCAGCCTGTTCGGCCCCGCCATCGACTTCGCCGGAGGCACGGTCGTGCACATCAACGCCGGCATCTCCGCGCTGGTCCTGGTCGTGGTGATGGGCCGCCGGGCCCGGTTCTCGACCCCGCACAAGCCGCACAACATCCCGATCACCGTGCTCGGAGCCGCCCTGCTGTGGTTCGGCTGGTTCGGCTTCAACGGCGGTGCCGCCTCGACGATCGAACAGGGCGGCCTGATCTGGATCAACACGCTGGCCGCACCGGCCGCCGGCATGATCACCTGGATCATGATCGAACGGATGCGGGCCTCGCGGCCCTCGAGCATCGGCAGCGTCTCCGGTGCCATCGCCGGACTCGTCGCGATCACCCCGGCATGTGCGAATGTCGACCCCTACGCGGCCGTCCTCATCGGCGTCGCCGCCGGCGCGGGAGCGATCTTCGCCGTCGAAGCGAAGAACCGTCTGCGCTACGACGATGCACTCGACGTCGTGGCCGTCCACCTCGTCGCCGGAGTCATCGGCACCGTGATGATCGGCTTCTTCGCCTTCCCACACGAGGACGGGCCGGCCGGCCTCTTCTACGGCGGCGGTCTCGAACTCCTCATCGCACAGGTGCTCGCCTGCCTTGTCGCGGTCGTCTTCGCCGGAGTCGTCACCCTGGCCATCTCGCTGGTCCTGCGATCGACGATGGGTCTGCGGATCGACCCCCGCGAGGAACTCGAGGGAATCGACGCCTTCGAACATGCCGAACAGGCCTATTCGTTCCGCTGA